The Vibrio sp. 16 genome segment TCTCGACCGTAACGGTCTGCGCCCTTCTCGCTACACAGTGACCAAAGATGACTTCCTAGTCATGGCTTCAGAGTCTGGTGTTGTTGAGATTGAACCTGAGAATGTTGAGTTCCGTGGTCGCCTGCAACCAGGTCGTATCTTCGTTGCTGACCTAGAGCAAGGCCGCATCATTTCTGATGAGGAAGTGAAAGATGGCATTGCATCAGCGCAGCCATACGAGAAGTGGGTTGAAGAAAACCTACTAAGCCTGAATAAACTGCCAGATGCGAGCAACGAATTCAGCCAGCCTTCCCCAGAGAAACTACTGCACAAGCAGCAAGCGTTTGGTGTCAGCTCTGAAGAAGTGAACGAAATCATTGTACCTATGGCGAAAGATGGTAAAGAGCCGCTTTCTGCAATGGGTGCCGACTGGCCACTAGCGATTCTTTCGCACCAGTCACAACATCTATCAAACTACTTTAAGCAGCTGTTTGCTCAGGTAACTAACCCGCCAATCGACCCGATTCGTGAGCGTATGGTTATGTCACTGAACACTTACCTAGGTAAGGACCAGAACCTTCTTGCTGAGTCTCCAGAACACTGTCAAAAAGTAGAGCTTGAGTCGCCAGTTCTTTCTAACTCTGAGCTTGAGAAACTGCGTGCTATCGATAACGAGCACCTTCAAGCGAAGACGCTAGACATAGTATTCCAAGCGAGTGAAGACGAAGGCAAACTAGAGCGTGCCCTTAAGCGTATCTGTCAGTATGCCGAAGACGCAGTGATCGATGGTTACTCAATCATCCTTCTAACTGACCGTGCTGTTAACTCTAACCACGCCGCTATCCCAGCAATGTTGGCGGTTGGCGCAGTTCACCACCACCTAATCCGTAAAGGTTTACGTGCGAAGTGTGACATAGTGGTAGAGACCGGTGATGCGCGTGAGACGCACCACTTTGCAACGCTGATTGGTTACGGCGCAAACGCAGTCAACCCATACCTAGTGATTGAAACTATGGTTGAGTTGCAACGCACTAAGAAGCTTGATCCTGAAACCAATATTCGTGACCTGTTCGAGAATTACCGCAAGGCTATCAATGGCGGTCTTCTGAAGATCTTCTCGAAGATGGGTATCTCTACGCTGCAGTCTTACCACGGTGCACAGATCTTTGAAGCACTAGGTATCAGCAAGTCTGTAGTCGACAAATACTTCACGGGTACCGTTTCACGAATTCAAGGTCTAACCATTGATGACATCGCGAAGGAAGTTCTCGTACGTCACCGCATTGGTTTCCCAACTCGTGAAATTCCAGTTCAAGTACTGGATGTGGGTGGTGTTTACCAGTGGAAACAGCGTGGTGAAAAACACCTGTTTAACCCTGAAACTATCTCACTACTACAACAGTCGACGCGCAACAAAGACTATGCTCAGTTCAAACAGTACGCGAAAGCGGTTGATGACCAAGGTGATAACGCAGCAACGCTACGTAGCCAGCTAGACTTTGTTAAGAACCCAGCAGGTTCCATCCCGCTAGAAGAAGTAGAACCAATCGAAAACATCCTCAAGCGTTTCGCGACAGGTGCGATGTCATTCGGTTCTATCTCTTACGAAGCGCACTCAACACTAGCCGTTGCAATGAACCGCATCGGCGCGAAATCGAACTCTGGTGAAGGTGGTGAAGACCCAACGCGTTTCGAACGTAAAGAAAACGGTGATTGGGAACGCTCTGCAATCAAACAGGTTGCTTCAGGCCGCTTTGGTGTGACGTCTTACTACCTAACTAACGCAGATGAGCTACAGATCAAGATGGCTCAAGGTGCGAAACCAGGTGAAGGTGGTCAGCTACCAGGTGATAAGGTTGATGACTGGATCGGTGCAACACGTCACTCGACTCCAGGCGTAGGTCTAATCTCGCCACCGCCGCACCACGATATCTACTCGATCGAAGATTTGGCACAGCTAATCTACGACCTTAAGAACGCTAACCGCGCTGGCCGTGTCAACGTCAAGCTAGTGTCGGAAGCAGGTGTTGGTACGATTGCCTCTGGTGTTGCAAAAGCAAAAGCTGACGTTGTGCTAATCGCTGGTTTCGACGGCGGTACAGGTGCATCACCAATGTCGTCTATCCGTCACACAGGTCTACCTTGGGAGCTAGGTCTCGCAGAAACGCACCAAACGCTTCTAAAGAATGGTCTACGTAACCGTATCGTGGTTCAGTCTGATGGTCAGATGAAAACCCCTCGCGACCTCGCTGTGGCAACACTACTTGGCGCTGAAGAGTGGGGCGTGGCAACAGCTGCATTGGTTGTTGAAGGCTGTATCATGATGCGTAAGTGTCATAAGAACACCTGTCCTGTTGGTATCGCAACGCAGAATAAGACGCTACGCGAGCGCTTCGATGGCCGCGTAGAAGACGTTGTTACTTTCTTCCAGTACATGGCTGAAGGTCTACGTGAAGTGATGGCTGAGCTAGGTTACCGCACTATCGATGAGATGGTAGGTCAGTCTCACAAACTGAAAGTTCGTGAAGACATCAAACACTGGAAATACAAGAACCTCGATCTGTCTCCTGTCCTCCATATTGAACAGGCTCGTGAAGACGATGGCGTTTACAACCAGACAGAGCAAAACCATAACCTAGAAGACGTTCTCGACCGTAAGTTGATTCAAGCGGCTATCCCAGCACTTGAGAAAGGTGAAGCAGTCAACGCTGAGTTCCCAATCATCAACACCGACCGCTCTGCGGGTACCATGCTATCGAACGAAATTTCTAAGGTTTACAAAGACCAAGGTCTGCCTCAGCCAATGAACGTCAAGTTCACAGGTTCTGCTGGCCAATCATTCGGTGCTTTCCTTGCTAAGGGCGTGAAGTTCGAAGTCGAAGGTGACGCTAACGACTACTGGGGTAAAGGTCTGTCTGGCGGTACGCTAGTGCTTTACCCAGATGCGAAATCAACCATTGTTGCTGAAGATAACATCGTCGTTGGTAACGTGTGTTTCTACGGTGCAACGTCAGGTGAATCTTACATTCGTGGCATGGCGGGTGAACGTTTCTGTGTACGTAACTCGGGTGCGAAAGTCGTTGTAGAGGGTGTGGGTGACCACGGTTGTGAATACATGACAGGTGGTGTTGCCGTAATCCTTGGCTCAACAGGTCGTAACTTTGCGGCGGGTATGAGTGGCGGTGTGGCGTATGTTTGGGACAAGTCTGGTGACTTTGAAACCAAGCTCAACCCTGAACTGGTCGACCTCGATCCAATCGAAGCAGTAGATCGTGAACTACTGAAAGAGATGCTAACCAAGCAAGTTGAATTCACAGGAAGTGAAGTCGCTAAGTCTTTCCTAGACAATTTTGAAGCAAGCTTAGCCTCTATGGTTAAGGTTATGCCGCGTGACTACAAAGCGGTACTTCAAAAGCGTAAGGCAGAAGCAGAGCAAGCACAAACGGAACAAGTGGAGGCAGTATAATGGGTAAGCCTACTGGATTTTTAGAACATGGTCGCGAGCTTCCTCAGAAGATCGATCCATCCGTTCGTATTGAAAACAACAAAGAATTCGTTCTGAACGAAGAGTTTGGTGACAAGATCAATACTCAGGCTTCTCGTTGTATGGACTGTGGCGTACCTTTCTGTCACAACGGTTGTCCGATTGGTAACATCATTCCTGAGTTCAACGACGCGGTTTACCGCGACAGTTGGGAAGAAGCGTGGAACATCTTAAGTTCAACCAACAACTTCCCAGAGTTCACAGGTCGCGTTTGTCCTGCTCCATGTGAAAGTGCGTGTGTGCTAGGTATCAACCAAGACCCAATCACTATCTGTAACATCGAGAAAACGATTGTCGAAACTGCGTACCGTGAAGGGTACGCAAAACCTAAAACACCTCGCTCTCGCACAGGTAAAACGGTTGCAATCATCGGCAGCGGCCCGGCAGGTCTGGCAGCTGCTGAGCAGCTAAACAGCGCTGGTCACTCTGTGACTGTGTTTGAACGTGACGAAAAGGTCGGTGGTCTACTGCGTTTCGGTATTCCTGACTTCAAACTGGGTATGGACGTAATTGATCGTAAGATCAACCTGATGGCTGAAGCGGGTGTTGAGTTCAAAGTGAATCAACACATCGGTGTGGATGTAAATGCTCAGCAACTACGCCAAGAGTTTGATGTGGTACTTCTGACTGGCGGCTCAACGGTTCCACGTGACCTTCCTGTACCAGGACGTGAGCTAAAAGGCGTTCACTTCGCAATGGAATTCCTAGGTCAAAATAACCGCCGCGCAAACAACATGGACCTTAAAACTGAAGAGATTCATGCTAAAGGTAAACATGTTGTGGTTATCGGTGGTGGCGATACGGGTTCTGACTGTGTGGGTACATCAAACCGCCACAAGGCAGCAAGCGTAACTCAAGTAGAAATCATGCCGATTCCACCAGAGAAGCGCCCTGCAAATATGCCTTGGCCTCAATACCCAATGATTCTGCGCACATCAACTTCGCACGAAGAAGGTGTCGATCGTCATTGGAACATTCTGACCAAAGAGTTCATCGGTAACGACAAAGGTGAAGTGACAGGTCTGCGTCTTGCTGACATCGTATGGGAAGATGCGAAACCAGGTGAGCGCCCGAGCTTCAAAGAAGTTGAAGGCAGCGAACGTGTCATTCCTTGTGATATGGCATTTCTAGCAATGGGCTTCCTACACCCTGAGCCAACCGGTGTCCTTGCTCAGCTAGATATCAAACTTGATGAGCGTGGTAATGTGGCGACTGATGGTTTCGCAACTAACCAAAAAGGTGTCTTTGCAGCAGGTGATATGCGAACAGGTCAATCCTTGGTCGTACGCTGTATCAACGAAGGCCGTGAGTGTGCCATTGCGATCGACAACTACCTCATGGGCAACTCTAATTTAGAGGCAAAAGCCAACTCGCTGATGCTATCAGCATAAGTAAAACCACCTAGTGACGCGTTTTAGTAGATGCTAGGTGGTCTTAATTAAACAATCATTCCTTCCAAACTTTATGATTTGACCAGTACATTGTGCTGGTCTTTTTTATTTTCCCCAAACAGATCTTGTTGCAAAATTGTAACAATTAAAACCTTAACCCCCTGAATTATATAGATAATCACAGCGTATTACGTGGTAAATCGCACATTGACATGATTTTCCACCAGGAACTTGACCTTTTTCATAATAACCTATACGTTGTGAAGTCGATGAAAATGAATTCCTCAACTTTTGTTAAATACTCTATAGGCATTTAACGCATATCTATTCGATATATAACAATTAGAACGCATAGTTAGTCATATATACCAACCCTTTAAATGTTGGTAGTTCTGTCGGGAAGACAGGTGAAGCAAAGGGAGAATTGCAATGGCTCTATATGATCCAAGTCTTGAGAAAGACAACTGCGGATTTGGCTTGATTGCACACATGGAAGGTGAACCAAGCCATAAATTGGTGCGTACCGCGATTTCAGCACTAGACCGAATGACTCACCGCGGCGGTATTGCCGCAGATGGTAAAACCGGTGATGGCTGTGGCCTATTGCTACAAAAGCCGGACTCTTACCTACGTTTAATCGCGAAAGAAAGTGGCTTTAACCTTGGCAAACAATATGCCGTAGGTATGATTTTCTTCAACCAAGATCCGGCTAAAGCTCAATTAGCCAAAGATGTTATAAACCAAGAACTTGCCCGTGAAACCCTTACTGTTGCAGGTTGGCGAGAAGTCCCAACCAACTCAGCAGTATTAGGCCCAATTGCCGCAGATTCACTGCCAAACATTCAGCAAGTCTTTATCTCGGCTCCAGCGGGCTGGCGCGAGCGAGATATCGAGCGCCGCCTTTATATTGCCCGTCGCCGCATTGAAAAACAGATCACAGATGATAGTGACTTCTATATTTGTAGTTTGTCGACCCAAGTCATGGTCTACAAAGGCTTATGTATGCCCGCCGACCTTCCGCGCTTCTACTCAGATCTAGCCGATCTTCGTATGGAGTCAGCGATCTGTTTGTTCCACCAGCGTTTTTCAACAAACACTCAGCCACGTTGGCCTCTCGCTCAGCCATTCCGTTATCTGGCTCACAACGGAGAGATCAACACCATCGAGGGCAACCGCCAATGGGCTCGTGCGCGCGCATACAAGTTTTCTTCACCGCTACTACCAGACTTACAGACAGCTGCGCCATTTGTGAATGAAACAGGTTCGGACTCTTCCAGCTTAGATAATATGCTGGATCTGTTCTTGGCTGGCGGCATGGATATCTTCCGCGCAATGCGTATGTTGGTTCCGCCAGCATGGCAGAATCACCCAGATATGGACCCAGATCTGCGCGCCTTCTACGACTTTAACTCCAAACATATGGAACCGTGGGACGGCCCTGCTGGGATTGTTCTATCTGATGGTCGCTACGCAGCGTGTAACCTAGACCGAAACGGTTTACGCCCGGCTCGCTATGTGATTACCAAAGACAAGTTAATTACTCTCGCTTCTGAGGTGGGCATTTGGGATTACGCGCCAGATGAAGTGGCCGAAAAGGGCCGCGTAGGCCCAGGGGAACTACTCGTCGTCGATACTCGCCGCGGTAAACTGTGGCAATCGAGCGAAATTGATAACGATCTAAAAGGTCGCCACCCATATCGAGAATGGATGGAAAACAATGTCCATAAACTCACCCCATTTTCCGATTTGCCGGATGATCAAGTTGGCGAACGTAGCTTCGATGACGACCAACTGAAAACGTATCAAAAACAGTTTGCAATGAGCAACGAAGAAGTTGATCAAGTGCTACGTGTTCTAGGTGATATGGGCCAAGAAGCGGTAGGGTCAATGGGTGACGATACACCAATGGCCGTACTCTCTTCAAAAGAGCGTTTGATCACTGATTATTTCCGCCAAAAGTTTGCTCAGGTCACTAACCCGCCAATCGACCCACTGCGTGAAAAGCATGTAATGTCGCTTGCAACCAGTATCGGCCAAGAGATGAATGTCTTCTGTGAGACCGATGGTCACGCCCACCGAGTTACCTTTGGGTCA includes the following:
- a CDS encoding glutamate synthase subunit beta, which produces MGKPTGFLEHGRELPQKIDPSVRIENNKEFVLNEEFGDKINTQASRCMDCGVPFCHNGCPIGNIIPEFNDAVYRDSWEEAWNILSSTNNFPEFTGRVCPAPCESACVLGINQDPITICNIEKTIVETAYREGYAKPKTPRSRTGKTVAIIGSGPAGLAAAEQLNSAGHSVTVFERDEKVGGLLRFGIPDFKLGMDVIDRKINLMAEAGVEFKVNQHIGVDVNAQQLRQEFDVVLLTGGSTVPRDLPVPGRELKGVHFAMEFLGQNNRRANNMDLKTEEIHAKGKHVVVIGGGDTGSDCVGTSNRHKAASVTQVEIMPIPPEKRPANMPWPQYPMILRTSTSHEEGVDRHWNILTKEFIGNDKGEVTGLRLADIVWEDAKPGERPSFKEVEGSERVIPCDMAFLAMGFLHPEPTGVLAQLDIKLDERGNVATDGFATNQKGVFAAGDMRTGQSLVVRCINEGRECAIAIDNYLMGNSNLEAKANSLMLSA
- the gltB gene encoding glutamate synthase large subunit, which encodes MVDREQRSQGLYTPELEHDACGIGFVAHLKNRKSHAVVTQALDMLARMEHRGGQGCDPCSGDGAGILLQKPHEFLLEEAVKLGIKLPSFEKYGVGVVLFPKDEHKRAQCRDILERNAKRLELDVIGYRVLPTDNSMIGADPLSTEPQFEHVFVSGGPGITPEELERKLYVLRNYTVRVCLESVSNIGDDFYINSMSYKTVVYKGQLTTEQVPQYFLDLQNPTMVSALALVHSRFSTNTFPRWRLAQPFRYIAHNGEINTVRGNLNWMKAREAIIESDLFTQAEIDMLLPICQEGASDSSNFDMALELLVLSGRSLPHALMMMIPEAWQENKNMDPTRRAFYQYHANVMEPWDGPASVCFTDGVQVGATLDRNGLRPSRYTVTKDDFLVMASESGVVEIEPENVEFRGRLQPGRIFVADLEQGRIISDEEVKDGIASAQPYEKWVEENLLSLNKLPDASNEFSQPSPEKLLHKQQAFGVSSEEVNEIIVPMAKDGKEPLSAMGADWPLAILSHQSQHLSNYFKQLFAQVTNPPIDPIRERMVMSLNTYLGKDQNLLAESPEHCQKVELESPVLSNSELEKLRAIDNEHLQAKTLDIVFQASEDEGKLERALKRICQYAEDAVIDGYSIILLTDRAVNSNHAAIPAMLAVGAVHHHLIRKGLRAKCDIVVETGDARETHHFATLIGYGANAVNPYLVIETMVELQRTKKLDPETNIRDLFENYRKAINGGLLKIFSKMGISTLQSYHGAQIFEALGISKSVVDKYFTGTVSRIQGLTIDDIAKEVLVRHRIGFPTREIPVQVLDVGGVYQWKQRGEKHLFNPETISLLQQSTRNKDYAQFKQYAKAVDDQGDNAATLRSQLDFVKNPAGSIPLEEVEPIENILKRFATGAMSFGSISYEAHSTLAVAMNRIGAKSNSGEGGEDPTRFERKENGDWERSAIKQVASGRFGVTSYYLTNADELQIKMAQGAKPGEGGQLPGDKVDDWIGATRHSTPGVGLISPPPHHDIYSIEDLAQLIYDLKNANRAGRVNVKLVSEAGVGTIASGVAKAKADVVLIAGFDGGTGASPMSSIRHTGLPWELGLAETHQTLLKNGLRNRIVVQSDGQMKTPRDLAVATLLGAEEWGVATAALVVEGCIMMRKCHKNTCPVGIATQNKTLRERFDGRVEDVVTFFQYMAEGLREVMAELGYRTIDEMVGQSHKLKVREDIKHWKYKNLDLSPVLHIEQAREDDGVYNQTEQNHNLEDVLDRKLIQAAIPALEKGEAVNAEFPIINTDRSAGTMLSNEISKVYKDQGLPQPMNVKFTGSAGQSFGAFLAKGVKFEVEGDANDYWGKGLSGGTLVLYPDAKSTIVAEDNIVVGNVCFYGATSGESYIRGMAGERFCVRNSGAKVVVEGVGDHGCEYMTGGVAVILGSTGRNFAAGMSGGVAYVWDKSGDFETKLNPELVDLDPIEAVDRELLKEMLTKQVEFTGSEVAKSFLDNFEASLASMVKVMPRDYKAVLQKRKAEAEQAQTEQVEAV